One stretch of Pelmatolapia mariae isolate MD_Pm_ZW linkage group LG3_W, Pm_UMD_F_2, whole genome shotgun sequence DNA includes these proteins:
- the LOC134624149 gene encoding uncharacterized protein LOC134624149, whose amino-acid sequence MKAAAASLLLLGVCVLLLSAPTVSAGLILEIPPDPVPAGSDVTMRCRQSNGDIITAHFFFNGSRVENKTKSEFIITNVQQSDEGLYSCATDVFGESPHSFLRVRDPSPHLHTRTSSNPVNSPALLSPVTDSSAPPSSSSILILVVAGLVSVVLLVLVVWGVLWRKQKAALHSSSPVHVNCSDVTITQRDTRRAKSPDDPDVIYSDVRTRTSGPDDVLYGEVIFRR is encoded by the exons ATGAAGGCTGCAGCTGCCTCTCTGCTCCTGCTCG gtgtgtgtgtgctgctgctgtctgcaccgactgtttctgcag GTCTGATCCTGGAGATCCCTCCAGATCCTGTGCcagcaggaagtgatgtcactatGCGCTGCAGACAGAGTAatggtgacatcatcacagCCCATTTCTTCTTTAATGGAAGTCgtgttgaaaataaaactaaatcagAGTTCATCATCACAAACGTCCAGCAgtctgatgaaggtctctactcCTGTGCTACTGATGTGTTTGGAGAATCTCCTCACAGCtttctgagggtcagag ATCCTTCTCCTCATCTCCACACCCGCACCTCCTCTAATCCTGTGAACTCTCCTGCTCTTCTTTCTCCTGTAACagactcctctgctcctccctcctcctcctccatcctcaTTCTGGTTGTAGCAGGTCTGGTTTCCGTGGTTCTTCTGGTTTTGGTGGTTTGGGGAGTTCTCTGGAGGAAACAGAAAG CAGCGCTCCACTCCTCCTCTCCTGTACATGTGAACTGCAGTGATGTCACcatcacacagagagacactaGGAGAG ctAAAAGTCCTGATGATCCAGATGTTATCTACTCTGATGTGAGGACTCGCACTTCAG GCCCTGATGATGTTCTTTACGGTGAGGTGATCTTCAGAAGGTAG